One genomic segment of Streptomyces niveus includes these proteins:
- a CDS encoding FAD-binding oxidoreductase: protein MSAEIAEPVTDDIVSVTGWGRTAPTAPARLVRPRSYEETARAVRDCGTRGGIPRGLGRAYGDAAQNAGGSVIQMTALDRVLSVDTEAGTVSCEAGTSLHRLMEVLLPLGWFVPVTPGTRHVTVGGAIGADIHGRNHHVSGSFSRHVLSLDLLTADGSVHRVVPGTPLFDATAGGMGLTGVILAATFRLHPVETSLMSVDTERATDLDDLMARLTTSDHAYHYSAAWIDLLARGSSLGRSVLTRGNHTPLAELPARARRRPLAFRPTRLPGAPSYVPEGLLRRKTAGLFNELRYRGAPRRRTGELRRVPAFFHPLDGVPHWNRLYGRGGCVRYQFAVGHGQEEALIRIVRRIVRRGCPSFLAVLKRLGAGDPGWLSFPMAGWTLALDIPTGPTGLGSFLDELDQDVAAAGGRVCLAKDSRLRPELLAAMYPRLDEFRSLRAELDPRAVFVSDLSRRLSI from the coding sequence ATGTCTGCCGAGATCGCCGAGCCTGTCACCGACGACATCGTCTCCGTCACCGGCTGGGGCCGCACCGCCCCCACGGCCCCCGCCCGTCTCGTACGGCCACGTTCTTACGAGGAGACGGCGCGGGCCGTACGCGACTGCGGTACGCGCGGCGGCATCCCGCGCGGACTCGGCCGCGCCTACGGCGACGCCGCGCAGAACGCCGGCGGCTCCGTCATCCAGATGACCGCCCTGGACCGCGTCCTGTCCGTCGACACCGAGGCGGGGACGGTCAGCTGCGAGGCGGGGACCAGCCTGCACCGGCTGATGGAGGTGCTGCTGCCGCTGGGCTGGTTCGTGCCGGTGACGCCCGGGACCCGTCATGTCACGGTCGGCGGGGCGATCGGCGCGGACATCCACGGCAGGAACCACCATGTGTCGGGCTCGTTCTCCCGCCACGTACTCTCCCTGGACCTGCTGACCGCCGACGGCTCCGTACACAGGGTCGTCCCCGGCACGCCGCTCTTCGACGCGACGGCCGGAGGCATGGGGCTCACGGGAGTGATCCTGGCGGCGACCTTCCGGCTGCACCCCGTCGAGACCTCACTGATGTCCGTCGACACCGAACGCGCCACGGACCTGGACGATCTGATGGCCCGTCTCACCACGTCGGACCACGCCTACCACTACTCGGCCGCCTGGATCGATCTGCTCGCCCGCGGCTCCTCCTTGGGACGCTCCGTCCTCACCCGTGGCAACCACACACCGCTCGCCGAGCTGCCCGCGCGGGCCCGCAGACGGCCGCTGGCCTTCCGGCCCACCCGGCTCCCCGGCGCGCCCTCCTACGTACCCGAGGGGCTGCTGCGCCGGAAGACGGCCGGACTCTTCAACGAGCTCCGGTACCGGGGGGCGCCGCGCCGGCGGACCGGCGAACTCCGGCGCGTCCCCGCCTTCTTCCATCCGCTGGACGGCGTACCGCACTGGAACCGGCTGTACGGGCGCGGCGGCTGCGTCCGGTACCAGTTCGCCGTCGGGCACGGCCAGGAGGAGGCGCTGATCCGGATCGTGCGACGCATCGTCAGGCGCGGCTGCCCCTCTTTCCTCGCCGTGCTCAAGCGTCTCGGCGCGGGTGATCCCGGCTGGCTCTCCTTCCCCATGGCCGGCTGGACACTCGCGCTGGACATCCCCACCGGTCCGACCGGCCTGGGCTCCTTCCTCGACGAGCTGGACCAGGACGTCGCCGCCGCCGGGGGCCGGGTCTGTCTCGCGAAGGACTCACGACTGCGGCCGGAGCTGCTGGCCGCGATGTATCCGCGACTGGACGAGTTCCGGTCGCTGCGGGCCGAGTTGGACCCGCGCGCGGTCTTCGTCTCCGATCTCTCCCGCCGTCTCTCGATCTGA
- a CDS encoding decaprenylphospho-beta-D-erythro-pentofuranosid-2-ulose 2-reductase, with the protein MKDAFGIPQSLLVLGGTSEIALATARRLIARRTRTVWLAGRASPALDTAAEQLRTQGADVRTVDFDALDPDSHAEVLGKVFAEGDIDMTLLAFGVLGDQAHDEADPLSAVRVAQTNYTGAVSAGLVCAAAMQTQGHGSLVVLSSVAGERARRANFIYGSSKAGLDAFAQGLGDAMHGTGVHVMVVRPGFVRTRRTAGLEETPLATTPEAVAAAVELGLRRRSETVWVPGALRVAMSLLRHLPRPVFRRLPI; encoded by the coding sequence ATGAAGGACGCCTTCGGCATTCCGCAGTCCCTGCTCGTCCTCGGTGGCACGTCCGAGATCGCGCTGGCCACGGCACGCCGGCTGATCGCGCGCCGTACGCGCACGGTCTGGCTGGCCGGGCGCGCGTCGCCCGCGCTCGACACCGCGGCCGAGCAGCTGCGTACCCAGGGCGCGGACGTCCGCACCGTCGACTTCGACGCGCTCGACCCGGACTCGCACGCGGAGGTGCTCGGCAAGGTCTTCGCGGAGGGCGACATCGACATGACGCTGCTCGCCTTCGGCGTACTCGGCGACCAGGCGCACGACGAGGCGGATCCGCTGTCGGCCGTCAGGGTCGCGCAGACGAACTACACGGGCGCGGTCTCGGCCGGTCTGGTGTGCGCGGCGGCGATGCAGACGCAGGGGCACGGTTCGCTCGTGGTGCTGTCGTCGGTGGCCGGTGAGCGGGCGCGGCGCGCCAACTTCATCTACGGGTCGAGCAAGGCGGGTCTGGACGCGTTCGCGCAGGGGCTCGGGGACGCGATGCACGGCACGGGTGTGCATGTGATGGTCGTGCGGCCCGGCTTCGTACGGACGAGGAGGACGGCCGGGCTGGAGGAGACGCCGCTGGCGACCACGCCGGAGGCGGTGGCGGCGGCCGTGGAGCTGGGTCTGCGGCGCCGCTCGGAGACGGTGTGGGTGCCGGGGGCGCTGCGGGTGGCGATGTCGCTGCTGCGGCATCTGCCGAGGCCGGTGTTCCGGCGGCTGCCGATCTGA
- a CDS encoding metallophosphoesterase, translating to MIVVVVLMALVAVTLVAGAHYYIWRRLVRDTTAAGGTARKAGTAVMILLPVLTVAGVGVGRAETPFALKQVLGWPAYMWLATLLYLLLALLVGEAVRPVLRRVLDRRAAARETPQTAPVEEPATVGAPAPSNAPAAPGPDADKGRDADKGADTEKAAGTDKGADTVTPEAPAAPAPAPSRRLFVSRVVGGAAAAAALATVGYGASNVLSGPSVKRVTVPLAKLPRAAHGYRIAVVSDIHLGPLLGRAHAQRVVDTINSTNPDLVAVVGDLVDGTVADLGPAAEPLAGLRAKHGSYFVTGNHEYFGDAAEWVDHVRELGLHPLENARVEIAGFDLAGVNDIAGEEEGEGPDFEKALGGRDPARASVLLAHQPVVIHDAVKHGIDLQLSGHTHGGQMWPVNYIAQAANPTLAGLEQYGDTALYVTRGAGAWGPPVRVGAPADVTVVQLASRQA from the coding sequence GTGATCGTCGTGGTTGTTCTGATGGCGCTCGTCGCCGTCACGCTGGTGGCGGGCGCGCATTACTACATATGGCGGCGCCTGGTCCGCGACACGACAGCGGCGGGCGGTACGGCCCGCAAGGCGGGCACCGCCGTGATGATCCTGCTGCCGGTCCTGACCGTCGCCGGTGTGGGGGTGGGCCGCGCCGAGACGCCGTTCGCGCTGAAGCAGGTCCTCGGCTGGCCCGCGTACATGTGGCTGGCGACGCTGCTGTATCTGCTGCTGGCACTGCTGGTGGGCGAAGCCGTACGACCCGTGCTGCGCCGGGTGCTCGACCGCCGCGCGGCGGCCCGCGAGACCCCGCAGACCGCGCCCGTCGAGGAGCCGGCGACCGTCGGCGCCCCGGCGCCGTCGAACGCACCGGCCGCCCCCGGCCCCGACGCCGACAAGGGCCGGGACGCCGACAAGGGCGCGGACACGGAGAAGGCAGCGGGCACCGACAAGGGCGCGGACACCGTCACCCCGGAGGCCCCCGCGGCCCCGGCCCCCGCTCCCTCGCGGCGGCTCTTCGTCTCCCGTGTCGTCGGCGGCGCCGCCGCCGCGGCCGCGCTCGCCACCGTCGGATACGGCGCTTCGAACGTGCTGTCCGGCCCGAGCGTCAAGCGCGTCACGGTGCCCCTCGCGAAGCTGCCGCGCGCCGCGCACGGCTACCGGATAGCCGTCGTCAGCGACATCCACCTCGGTCCGCTGCTCGGCAGGGCACACGCGCAGCGCGTCGTCGACACCATCAACTCCACCAACCCCGATCTCGTCGCCGTCGTCGGCGACCTGGTCGACGGGACCGTCGCCGACCTGGGGCCGGCGGCCGAGCCGCTGGCCGGGCTGCGGGCGAAGCACGGCTCGTACTTCGTCACCGGAAACCACGAGTACTTCGGCGACGCGGCCGAATGGGTCGACCACGTACGGGAGTTGGGCCTGCACCCGCTGGAGAACGCCCGCGTGGAGATCGCCGGGTTCGATCTCGCGGGCGTCAACGACATCGCCGGCGAGGAGGAGGGCGAAGGCCCCGACTTCGAGAAGGCGCTCGGCGGACGTGACCCGGCGAGGGCGTCCGTACTGCTCGCGCACCAGCCCGTCGTCATCCACGACGCCGTCAAGCACGGTATCGACCTTCAGCTTTCGGGGCACACCCACGGCGGCCAGATGTGGCCGGTGAACTACATCGCGCAGGCGGCCAACCCGACCCTCGCCGGTCTTGAGCAGTACGGCGACACCGCGCTCTACGTGACGCGCGGGGCCGGGGCGTGGGGCCCGCCCGTACGGGTCGGGGCGCCCGCGGACGTCACGGTCGTGCAGCTGGCCTCACGCCAGGCGTAA
- a CDS encoding SCO4848 family membrane protein produces MKLSRPVSWFLLSFGVWSWFIWITFVKNLWQDGSGLAFDDAGDPTGYFWVHLLLAITSFLLGTGVGAVGFRGVRARRHESRGESRHEPRNEPGDEHVVQRQRQG; encoded by the coding sequence ATGAAGCTCAGCCGCCCCGTGTCCTGGTTCCTGCTCTCCTTCGGGGTGTGGAGCTGGTTCATCTGGATCACTTTCGTCAAGAATTTGTGGCAGGACGGCAGCGGGCTCGCCTTCGACGACGCCGGTGACCCCACGGGCTACTTCTGGGTGCATCTGCTGCTCGCCATTACGTCCTTCCTTCTGGGGACGGGAGTTGGGGCGGTGGGGTTCCGTGGAGTCCGCGCCCGGCGCCACGAGTCGCGCGGCGAATCCCGGCACGAGCCGAGGAACGAACCCGGCGACGAGCACGTAGTACAGAGACAGCGACAGGGATAA
- a CDS encoding 2'-5' RNA ligase family protein produces MGTVTLGVSIAVPEPYGSLLQECRAGFGDPAAHGIPTHVTLLPPTEVDASTLPTIEAHLASVATAGRPFPMRLYGTGTFRPLSPVVFVQVVEGGSACTWLQKRVREASGPLVRELQFPYHPHVTVAHAISEEAMDRAYEELADYTARWSCTSFGLYEQGSDGVWRMLHEYVFGGGTEMTGVPSQSTPVDLPATSSLRQ; encoded by the coding sequence GTGGGGACCGTAACGCTCGGCGTTTCGATCGCGGTCCCGGAGCCGTACGGCAGCCTGCTCCAGGAGTGCCGCGCGGGCTTCGGCGACCCTGCCGCGCACGGCATTCCCACGCATGTCACGCTCCTGCCGCCGACCGAGGTCGACGCCTCGACTCTGCCGACCATCGAGGCGCACCTGGCCTCGGTCGCCACGGCGGGCCGTCCCTTCCCGATGCGGCTCTACGGCACGGGCACCTTCCGCCCGCTGTCGCCGGTGGTCTTCGTCCAGGTCGTCGAGGGCGGCTCGGCGTGCACCTGGCTCCAGAAGCGGGTCAGGGAGGCGTCCGGACCGCTGGTGCGCGAACTCCAGTTCCCGTACCACCCCCATGTGACGGTGGCGCACGCCATCTCCGAGGAGGCGATGGACCGGGCGTACGAGGAGCTGGCCGACTACACCGCCCGCTGGAGCTGCACGTCCTTCGGGCTGTACGAGCAGGGGTCGGACGGTGTGTGGCGGATGCTGCACGAGTACGTCTTCGGCGGCGGTACGGAGATGACGGGAGTGCCCTCCCAGAGCACCCCCGTCGACCTGCCCGCGACCTCTTCGCTGCGTCAGTAG
- a CDS encoding YihY/virulence factor BrkB family protein, whose amino-acid sequence MDWLKKLPVVGPLVARLMLTHAWRSYETLDRTHWSRLAAAITFISFLALFPLITVSAAIGATLLSKDQLDRLQDKLTDQVPGISDQLDLNALVANAGTVGLVAGALLLFTGIGWVGSMRECLRAVWELDVADEGNPFVLKAKDAVILVGLGVTALASIGASALGSTAVGWSADRLGIPEGGAGGVLLQIAAIVVAAVAGFLILLYVLTLLPGVHPPRRRLIVAAVIGAVGFELLKLLLGGYVRDVAGKSLYGAFGVPVALLLWINFTAKLMLFCAAWTATPGKDEPSQGEGNTAGTDDDATDSAAVAPGATRFSGPAGA is encoded by the coding sequence ATGGACTGGCTGAAAAAACTCCCCGTCGTCGGGCCGCTCGTGGCCCGGCTGATGCTGACGCACGCCTGGCGTTCCTACGAGACCCTCGACCGGACGCACTGGTCCCGGCTCGCGGCGGCGATCACCTTCATCAGCTTCCTGGCGCTCTTCCCGCTGATCACCGTGAGCGCGGCGATCGGGGCCACGCTGCTCAGCAAGGACCAGCTCGACCGGCTCCAGGACAAGCTCACCGACCAGGTGCCCGGCATCTCCGACCAGCTCGATCTCAACGCGCTGGTCGCCAACGCGGGCACCGTGGGCCTGGTGGCGGGCGCGCTGCTGCTGTTCACCGGCATCGGCTGGGTCGGCTCGATGCGGGAGTGCCTGCGCGCCGTGTGGGAGCTGGACGTCGCGGACGAGGGAAACCCCTTCGTACTGAAGGCCAAGGACGCGGTCATCCTCGTCGGCCTCGGCGTCACCGCGCTCGCCTCGATCGGCGCGTCCGCCCTCGGCTCCACCGCCGTCGGCTGGAGCGCCGACCGGCTCGGCATCCCGGAGGGCGGCGCGGGCGGCGTGCTGCTCCAGATCGCGGCGATCGTCGTGGCGGCCGTCGCCGGCTTCCTCATCCTGCTGTACGTGCTGACGCTGCTGCCAGGCGTGCATCCGCCACGGCGCCGGCTGATCGTCGCCGCGGTGATCGGCGCGGTCGGCTTCGAACTGCTCAAGCTGCTGCTCGGCGGCTATGTGCGTGACGTCGCGGGCAAGAGCCTGTACGGCGCGTTCGGGGTACCGGTCGCGCTGCTGCTGTGGATCAACTTCACGGCGAAGCTGATGCTGTTCTGTGCCGCCTGGACGGCTACGCCGGGCAAGGACGAGCCGTCACAGGGGGAGGGGAACACGGCGGGGACGGACGACGACGCGACGGATTCGGCGGCGGTCGCCCCCGGCGCGACACGCTTTAGCGGCCCGGCAGGCGCTTGA
- a CDS encoding sensor histidine kinase, with amino-acid sequence MPFRGPKHRTRSLRSKLTLVNVVLLALGITIATAVSLFGLRHYLLDSIDTELTTSRDGLQRTELTINQIESLSSLAAIVEKVSPRRPGAGSLPAPDSVFVAVDPQGRAMNFAGVVPSERQRELARTVTDPAALSRERGVREVKVGGDPYRVVGARLGDGSTVLISTSTKAVHKSLLLAFKFDAAAGGLLLVLLALITLVNANRTLRPLGDMVETATAIAEGDLTRRVPGRHDPVTETEQLRLALNAMLQQVESAYVTRERSAAQLRRFVADASHELRTPLSAIRGYLQLSAKGMLSTEAEHARALARMTDEADRMARLVDELLTLARLDQRPVLRLRPVDLSRLVRDATDDLRAQQPDRPLDVSAAGAVLVQADESGLRQVIGNLLTNVRVHTPADAPVRVELGRSEAGEVRLRVRDEGPGMSGEDADRIFDRFFRAGGGGAGSGLGMAIVHAVVRSHGGAVSVRTAPGTGLTVTVTLPRARPVPGDTAGGPSGS; translated from the coding sequence GTGCCCTTCCGCGGGCCCAAGCACCGTACGCGCTCGCTGCGTTCGAAGCTCACGCTGGTCAACGTGGTGCTGCTGGCGCTGGGCATCACGATCGCGACGGCGGTCAGCCTCTTCGGTCTGCGGCACTATCTACTGGATTCCATCGACACCGAACTGACCACGTCACGTGACGGTTTGCAGCGCACGGAGCTGACGATCAATCAGATCGAGTCGCTCAGCTCACTCGCCGCGATAGTGGAGAAGGTCTCACCCCGCAGGCCCGGCGCGGGCTCGCTGCCGGCGCCCGACTCGGTCTTCGTGGCGGTCGACCCGCAGGGCAGGGCGATGAACTTCGCCGGTGTCGTCCCGAGCGAGCGGCAGCGTGAACTCGCCCGTACGGTCACCGACCCGGCCGCCCTGAGCAGGGAACGGGGCGTGCGCGAGGTGAAGGTGGGCGGCGACCCGTACCGGGTGGTGGGAGCCCGGCTCGGTGACGGCTCCACGGTGCTGATCTCGACGTCCACCAAGGCCGTGCACAAGAGCCTGCTGCTCGCGTTCAAGTTCGACGCCGCCGCCGGCGGGCTGCTGCTCGTCCTGCTCGCGCTGATCACCCTGGTGAACGCGAACCGTACGCTGCGCCCGCTCGGTGACATGGTGGAGACGGCCACGGCCATCGCCGAGGGCGATCTGACCCGCCGGGTCCCCGGCCGCCACGACCCGGTCACCGAGACGGAGCAGTTGCGGCTCGCCCTCAACGCCATGCTCCAGCAGGTCGAGTCCGCGTACGTGACGCGCGAGCGCAGCGCGGCGCAGCTGCGGCGGTTCGTCGCCGACGCGTCGCACGAGCTGCGTACGCCGCTGTCCGCGATCCGCGGCTATCTCCAGCTCTCCGCGAAGGGGATGCTCAGCACCGAGGCGGAGCACGCCCGCGCGCTGGCGCGGATGACGGATGAGGCGGACCGGATGGCGCGGCTCGTCGACGAGCTGCTCACCCTGGCCCGGCTCGACCAGCGGCCGGTGCTGCGGCTGCGCCCCGTGGATCTGAGCCGGCTGGTCCGCGACGCGACCGACGATCTGCGCGCGCAGCAGCCGGACCGGCCGCTCGACGTGTCGGCGGCGGGCGCGGTGCTCGTCCAGGCGGACGAGTCCGGGCTCCGGCAGGTCATCGGCAACCTGCTGACGAACGTCCGCGTCCACACCCCCGCCGACGCGCCGGTCCGGGTGGAGCTCGGGCGCTCGGAGGCGGGCGAGGTGCGGCTGCGCGTCCGCGACGAGGGGCCGGGGATGAGCGGTGAGGACGCGGACCGGATATTCGACCGCTTCTTCCGGGCCGGGGGCGGCGGTGCGGGCAGCGGGCTCGGGATGGCGATCGTGCACGCGGTGGTGCGCTCGCACGGCGGCGCGGTGTCGGTACGGACGGCTCCGGGGACGGGCCTGACGGTGACGGTCACGCTGCCTCGGGCCCGTCCGGTGCCCGGAGACACGGCGGGTGGTCCGTCCGGCTCCTGA
- a CDS encoding D-alanyl-D-alanine carboxypeptidase, whose product MSALKKTALTVLAAALLPLLTAAPVLADDADADRSEDKQPKPPAAMSTVGGTLLGKPGTQVNLAAGVPVLPKKLTGRSWIVADAESGDVLASHNAHWRLPPASTLKMLFADTVLPVLPKDQSHKVTTADLAGVGEGSSLVGVKEESTYTVHDLWMGVFLRSGNDAVHVLSEMNGGISKTVADMNKHAAELKALDTHVVSPDGYDEKGQVSSAYDLTLIARSGLQKKDFREYSSTVRVQFPGEEKKAKKGKKAPKRETFEIQNTNRLLTGDAGLDPYKGIAGVKNGNTTNAGSTFTGVAERDGKVLLVTVMNPSGEESLAVYQETARLMDWGFTAAGKVQPIGELVKPGSAGDGSDKEAVGDKESGGKGEAGGDDGTDQASLGDKASASSGSSGMGIAVAITGGALLLLAAAVFLVNRRWPLPDLVKRLPGR is encoded by the coding sequence GTGTCCGCATTGAAAAAGACCGCGTTGACGGTCCTCGCCGCCGCGTTGCTGCCCCTTCTGACCGCCGCGCCCGTCCTGGCGGACGACGCGGACGCGGACAGGTCCGAGGACAAGCAGCCGAAGCCCCCGGCGGCGATGTCGACGGTCGGCGGCACCCTCCTCGGCAAACCGGGCACCCAGGTGAATCTCGCCGCCGGTGTGCCGGTCCTGCCGAAGAAGCTGACCGGCAGATCCTGGATCGTCGCGGACGCCGAGAGCGGTGACGTCCTGGCCTCGCACAACGCGCACTGGCGGCTGCCGCCCGCGTCGACGCTGAAGATGCTCTTCGCCGACACGGTCCTGCCCGTGCTGCCGAAGGACCAGTCTCACAAGGTGACGACTGCGGATCTGGCCGGCGTCGGGGAGGGCAGCAGCCTCGTCGGGGTGAAGGAGGAGAGCACGTACACCGTCCACGACCTGTGGATGGGCGTGTTCCTGCGCTCGGGCAACGACGCCGTGCATGTCCTGTCCGAGATGAACGGCGGCATCAGCAAGACGGTCGCCGACATGAACAAGCACGCGGCCGAGCTGAAGGCGCTCGACACGCACGTCGTCTCGCCGGACGGGTACGACGAGAAGGGGCAGGTCTCCAGCGCGTACGACCTCACCCTGATCGCCCGCTCCGGCCTCCAGAAGAAGGACTTCCGGGAGTACTCGTCGACCGTCAGGGTGCAGTTCCCCGGCGAGGAGAAGAAGGCGAAGAAGGGCAAGAAGGCCCCGAAGCGCGAGACCTTCGAGATCCAGAACACCAACCGGCTGCTGACCGGTGACGCGGGTCTGGACCCCTACAAGGGCATCGCCGGCGTCAAGAACGGCAACACCACCAACGCGGGCTCGACCTTCACCGGTGTCGCCGAGCGCGACGGCAAGGTCCTGCTGGTCACGGTCATGAACCCGTCCGGGGAGGAGAGCCTGGCGGTCTACCAGGAGACGGCCCGGCTGATGGACTGGGGCTTCACCGCCGCCGGGAAGGTCCAGCCGATCGGCGAGCTGGTGAAGCCCGGATCGGCCGGCGACGGCTCCGACAAGGAGGCCGTCGGGGACAAGGAGTCGGGCGGCAAGGGCGAGGCGGGCGGCGACGACGGGACGGACCAGGCCTCACTGGGCGACAAGGCTTCCGCGTCGTCGGGGTCGAGCGGCATGGGGATCGCGGTGGCCATCACGGGCGGCGCGCTGCTGCTCCTGGCGGCGGCGGTGTTCCTGGTGAACCGCCGCTGGCCGCTGCCCGACCTGGTCAAGCGCCTGCCGGGCCGCTAA